In a genomic window of Venatoribacter cucullus:
- a CDS encoding response regulator transcription factor translates to MAERILLIDDDPHFTQVLSRSLERRGHPCATAADGPAALTAAQTFRPDWMVLDLRLEKESGLSLIQQLKSHCPHSRIVMLTGYASIPTAVEAVKLGAWNYLHKPATLQELLAAFADGSSKPGSLNPEDTDTEIMSVDRLEWEHIQRVLNEQAGNISATARALNMHRRTLQRKLQKYAPR, encoded by the coding sequence ATGGCTGAACGCATTCTGCTGATTGACGACGACCCGCACTTTACCCAGGTGCTGAGCCGCAGCCTCGAGCGCCGGGGGCATCCCTGCGCGACGGCCGCCGATGGCCCGGCCGCCCTGACGGCCGCACAAACATTCCGGCCTGACTGGATGGTGCTGGATTTACGGCTGGAAAAAGAATCCGGCCTGAGCCTGATTCAGCAGTTAAAAAGCCACTGCCCGCACAGCCGCATCGTCATGCTCACCGGCTACGCCAGCATTCCAACGGCGGTCGAGGCGGTGAAACTGGGAGCCTGGAATTATCTGCACAAGCCGGCCACCCTGCAGGAATTACTGGCCGCCTTTGCCGACGGCAGCAGCAAACCGGGGAGCCTGAACCCTGAAGATACCGACACAGAAATAATGTCAGTCGACCGGCTGGAGTGGGAACATATTCAGCGGGTGCTGAACGAACAGGCGGGTAATATTTCCGCCACCGCCCGGGCATTGAACATGCACCGCCGCACCCTGCAGCGCAAATTACAAAAATACGCGCCGCGATGA